From the genome of Streptomyces sp. NBC_00659, one region includes:
- a CDS encoding acyl-CoA dehydrogenase, translated as MAGSADFDLYRPSEEHDMLRDAIRALAEAKIAPYAAAVDEEARFPQEALDALVANDLHAVHVPEEYGGAGADALATVIVIEEVARVCVSSSLIPAVNKLGSLPVILSGSEELKKKYMSPLAKGDGMFSYCLSEPDAGSDAAGMKTRAVRDGDFWVLNGVKRWITNAGVSEYYTVMAVTDPTKRSKGISAFVVEKSDEGVSFGAPERKLGIKGSPTREVYLDNVRIPADRMIGEEGTGFATAMKTLDHTRVTIAAQALGVAQGALDYAKGYVKERKQFGKPIADFQGVQFMLADMAMKIEAARQLTYAAAAKSERGDKDLTFQGAAAKCFASDVAMEVTTDAVQLLGGYGYTRDYPVERMMRDAKITQIYEGTNQVQRIVMARNLP; from the coding sequence TTGGCCGGATCGGCTGATTTCGACCTGTACCGCCCGTCCGAGGAGCACGACATGCTCCGGGACGCGATCCGCGCGCTGGCCGAGGCGAAAATCGCGCCGTACGCCGCCGCTGTGGACGAGGAAGCCCGCTTCCCGCAGGAGGCGCTGGACGCCCTGGTAGCCAACGACCTGCACGCCGTGCACGTCCCCGAGGAGTACGGCGGCGCGGGCGCCGACGCCCTCGCGACGGTCATCGTGATCGAGGAGGTGGCCCGCGTCTGCGTGTCCTCCTCCCTGATCCCCGCGGTGAACAAGCTGGGCTCGCTGCCGGTGATCCTCTCCGGCTCCGAGGAACTGAAGAAGAAGTACATGAGCCCGCTCGCCAAGGGCGACGGGATGTTCTCGTACTGCCTCTCCGAGCCGGACGCCGGTTCGGACGCGGCCGGCATGAAGACGCGGGCCGTCCGCGACGGCGACTTCTGGGTCCTGAACGGCGTGAAGCGCTGGATCACCAACGCGGGCGTCTCCGAGTACTACACGGTCATGGCGGTGACCGACCCGACGAAGCGTTCCAAGGGCATCAGCGCGTTCGTCGTCGAGAAGTCCGACGAGGGTGTCTCCTTCGGCGCCCCGGAGCGCAAGCTCGGCATCAAGGGCAGCCCGACCCGAGAGGTCTACCTCGACAACGTGCGCATTCCCGCCGACCGCATGATCGGCGAGGAGGGCACCGGCTTCGCGACCGCCATGAAGACCCTGGACCACACCCGCGTCACCATCGCGGCCCAGGCCCTCGGTGTCGCCCAGGGTGCCCTCGACTACGCCAAGGGCTACGTCAAGGAGCGCAAGCAGTTCGGCAAGCCGATCGCCGACTTCCAGGGCGTCCAGTTCATGCTCGCGGACATGGCCATGAAGATCGAGGCCGCCCGCCAGCTCACGTACGCGGCCGCCGCCAAGTCGGAGCGCGGCGACAAGGACCTCACCTTCCAGGGCGCCGCCGCCAAGTGCTTCGCCTCGGACGTCGCCATGGAGGTCACCACGGACGCCGTCCAGCTCCTCGGCGGCTACGGCTACACCCGCGACTACCCGGTCGAGCGCATGATGCGCGACGCGAAGATCACGCAGATTTATGAAGGCACGAACCAGGTCCAGCGGATCGTCATGGCGAGGAACCTGCCGTAG
- a CDS encoding tellurium resistance protein — protein sequence MSNDERPRATIRLRPAPGARPGTGTQRAAPAAREAPRLPATRAETMLTRSTPQARITGRGVLQVNLNRPPGTGADLDLGCMAAFTDGTCAAVQPLGNTFGSLTRWPYMELDQDDRTGASSDGETVRVDLERRELFRQLLFHVYVYSGAVDFRSLGATATVTAPSGGFRIALDDSPEGATGCAIALATPAEGGLTVSREVRWFTGTLRRSVQEQMDSAYGFGLTWVRMRKD from the coding sequence TTGAGCAACGACGAACGTCCACGGGCGACCATCCGCCTGAGGCCCGCGCCCGGCGCCCGGCCCGGAACCGGCACGCAGCGCGCGGCCCCCGCGGCCCGTGAAGCGCCGCGGCTTCCCGCCACGCGGGCCGAGACGATGCTGACCAGGTCGACGCCGCAGGCCCGCATCACGGGACGCGGAGTCCTTCAGGTGAACCTCAACCGGCCGCCGGGGACCGGGGCCGACCTCGACCTCGGCTGCATGGCCGCGTTCACGGACGGCACCTGCGCGGCCGTACAGCCGCTGGGGAACACCTTCGGCTCGCTGACGCGGTGGCCGTACATGGAACTCGACCAGGACGACCGTACCGGGGCGTCCTCGGACGGGGAGACGGTCCGGGTGGACCTGGAGCGGCGCGAACTCTTCCGGCAGCTGCTCTTCCACGTCTACGTGTACAGCGGCGCCGTGGATTTCCGGAGCCTGGGCGCCACGGCCACCGTGACCGCCCCGTCCGGCGGCTTCCGTATCGCCCTCGACGACTCCCCCGAGGGCGCTACGGGCTGCGCCATCGCCCTGGCCACACCCGCCGAGGGCGGCCTCACGGTGAGCCGCGAGGTCCGCTGGTTCACCGGCACCCTCCGGCGCTCGGTCCAGGAGCAGATGGACAGCGCCTACGGGTTCGGCCTGACCTGGGTCCGTATGCGGAAGGACTGA
- a CDS encoding methyl-accepting chemotaxis protein has translation MPSGALMDRHVIAQSIEELAERPALGTRKEELTALAAALRKQDAHELDPWSELDLLTAYARPESLRAAGARGGDHPLWSYAEGVLGALVFVPLMLTWFGLTRASSAYGALTGADPRAASRPFLQLWQSGFEGHLTGAFTFGHVAMSATVAIALLFALVLVHGLRRSAVARREEDADRGREELMAALVPALTRAQLVLNRQRSSSPQRFAAELTEAAATLKRLGDKAVRVQKDLTSAASAVGDAVQGAERRLAGVDTSVKPLEIAVGRVEAAVSEGGAQVRKALDDVRDASGEVRLAVQGAGDRVEDSVTVLAASQRAYTTGIEVTSDISAQLLGRFGEVAEGTALAVEESQHAVRELNAQSGALRAVADEFARLVAELRADRQVPAGSPERADGGGREDRGGRGGWAGWADKTDKADRADGPADRAGPPAGDPGRPGPRHPDPRREPPQSPPTSLTEAR, from the coding sequence ATGCCGTCAGGCGCCCTGATGGACCGTCATGTGATCGCGCAGAGCATCGAGGAACTCGCGGAGCGGCCGGCGCTCGGCACCCGGAAGGAAGAACTGACCGCGCTCGCGGCGGCACTTCGGAAGCAGGACGCCCACGAACTGGACCCGTGGTCCGAACTCGATCTCCTCACCGCCTACGCCCGCCCCGAGAGCCTCCGGGCGGCCGGTGCGCGGGGCGGGGACCACCCGCTCTGGTCCTACGCCGAGGGCGTGCTGGGCGCGCTGGTCTTCGTGCCGCTGATGCTCACCTGGTTCGGACTGACCCGGGCGTCGAGCGCGTACGGGGCGCTGACGGGAGCGGATCCGAGGGCCGCCTCCCGGCCCTTCCTCCAGCTGTGGCAGTCCGGTTTCGAGGGGCACCTCACCGGCGCCTTCACGTTCGGCCATGTGGCGATGAGCGCCACCGTCGCCATCGCGCTGCTCTTCGCGCTGGTGCTCGTGCACGGTCTGCGGCGGTCCGCCGTCGCCCGCCGGGAGGAGGACGCCGACCGCGGCCGCGAGGAGCTGATGGCGGCGCTCGTCCCGGCGCTGACCCGCGCCCAGCTCGTGCTGAACAGGCAGCGGTCGAGTTCCCCGCAGCGCTTCGCCGCCGAGCTCACCGAGGCCGCCGCGACGCTCAAGCGGCTGGGCGACAAGGCGGTCCGGGTCCAGAAGGACCTGACGTCGGCTGCCTCGGCCGTCGGCGACGCGGTGCAGGGCGCCGAACGCAGGCTGGCCGGGGTCGACACCTCCGTCAAGCCCCTGGAGATCGCGGTGGGTCGCGTCGAGGCCGCCGTCAGCGAGGGCGGAGCGCAGGTCCGCAAGGCGCTCGACGACGTCCGCGACGCGAGCGGTGAGGTGCGGCTCGCCGTGCAGGGCGCCGGTGACCGCGTCGAGGACTCCGTCACCGTGCTGGCCGCGTCCCAGCGGGCCTACACCACCGGCATCGAGGTGACGTCGGACATCTCGGCCCAACTCCTGGGCCGGTTCGGCGAGGTGGCGGAGGGTACGGCCCTCGCGGTCGAGGAGTCCCAGCACGCGGTGCGCGAACTGAACGCCCAGAGCGGCGCGTTGCGGGCAGTCGCCGACGAGTTCGCCCGGCTGGTGGCCGAGTTGCGGGCGGACCGTCAGGTGCCCGCCGGCTCTCCGGAGCGGGCGGACGGGGGCGGCCGAGAGGACCGGGGCGGCCGAGGGGGCTGGGCCGGGTGGGCGGACAAGACCGATAAGGCCGACCGGGCCGACGGTCCTGCCGACCGGGCCGGCCCTCCCGCCGGTGACCCGGGCCGGCCGGGCCCCCGGCACCCCGATCCCCGTCGTGAGCCCCCGCAGTCGCCTCCCACGTCCCTGACCGAGGCCCGATGA